In Mycolicibacterium gadium, the genomic window AGCCGGTCGTGAATTCTCTTGAGTGGAGCTCCAATTCGCTGGTGCACCATCAGCGCCGACGAGGGGCGCATGCGGACGCCAGGATCCAGGATGTGGATGCGGCCGTCAACCTCGGTGCCGAAACCATGGAGCTCCGCGGCAGTGTGCATGCATGCGACGATTGATCGTCCTGATACGAGGTCGAGCGCCGCGAGCCGATCGATGACTTCGGGAGGATGATCGGCATACACCCCGTGCCAGACACGGATGACCTTCCCGTCCCTGATACGCCTGCGGAGCGTGCGATATGACATCGCTGTGAGCAGTTGCTTGGTCGTCGCCAGGCCACCTTGCGAGGCGAAGAGGTCGTCTGGGCGCACGAGTCGATCATCAAGTGCGGTGCAGGTCCGCGAAAGCCTCGGCGCGACCCGCTGTGGATAACCTCCGTCGAGCAGACGCAAACCTGCCCTTTTTCCGCCGAATATGGGCAGTTTTGCGTCTACTCGCGGGAAAAGTTAGACAACGCGCACCGGGACGTGCGACCAGCCGGCGACGTTCTGCATAGCGACGCGCTCGCACTGATTCCATAGCACCTCGTAGCGCGGCATGCGGTCAAGCAGTCGCTCGAGTGCGATCGCGGTCTCCATCCTGGCGAGCGCAGCGCCGAGGCAACTGTGTACGCCGTACCCGAAGCCGAGGTTTTGTGCCTCGGTTCGGTCGCGATCGATGTCGAAAGTGTCGGGATCGGTGAACGCGTCCGGATCGCGATGTGCTGAAGCCTGAAGCAGGAACACGGGTTTGCCCTCGGGGATCGTGACGCCGTGGAGGTGAACCTCGCGCATCGATCGGCGGACGTTGTAGTGCACCGGTGGCTCGTAGCGCAGAAGCTCCTCGACCGCGGCGGGGATCTTGCTGCGATCGTCGAGCAGCTTCTGCCACTGTTCAGGGTGACGCGCGAACTCGACGACGGCGTTGCCGACCAACTTGGTGACTGTTTCGGCGCCGGCACCCCCGAGAAGGGTTGCGAATCCAGCGATCTCGAAGTCTTCGAGGGACTCGACCCCACCGTCCTCACGCTGGATCTCGGCGGCGACCAACCGGCTGAACATATCGTCCTGCGGTTCGTTGCGGCGTTCCAGGATCAGCTGGAAGTACAGACCCATGGCTTCCGCGATCGCAGCCATACCCTCATCGGACATCTCGATCTGGCCCGGTTCGCGATGGAGCGAAGTGTCCACCCACTCACGGACCTGCTGGCGCTTGTCCTCGGGCACGCCGAGCATCGTCGTGATGATGTCGACCGGGAAATACGCCGAGAAGTCTTGTACGACATCAAAACCCGTGGGGTCGGCCGCGCTCAGGTAGCGGTCGATCGTCTCGGTCACCATCGGTCGCATGGCCTCGATCGCACGCGGGGTGAACACCTTGTTGACCAAGCTACGCATATGGCGATGCTCGGGTGGGTCCATGAGGATGATCATCTTCATGGGCGGGGGCTCACCGGACCGAACCATCGCGAGGTCTAGGCCGTACGCCGAGGAGTAGGTCGCAAAATCCTTGTAAGCCGCCGAGACGTCCTCGTGGCGGGACAACGCGTAGAAGTCCTCTGCCTCGTTGTAATAGACCGGCGTTTCCTCGCGCATGCGCCGGTAGATGTCCCAGGGACCGTTGAAGTATTCCTCGGAGAACGGGTCGAAGACGACTTGGGATTTGGTCATTCGTCTTTGATGAAGATCGCCTGCCGCGGGCACTGTCGCACGGCTTCTTTGACGCGGTCCTCGTTTTCCGGTGTCACTTCGTCCTGCAGCACGTGCAGATAGTCCTCGTCGTCCAGGTCGAAGATCTCAGGGTCGATGCCCATGCACACCCCGTTGCTCTCACAGAGACCGAAGTCGACTTCGATTTTCTGGCTCACTTCAGCACCCTCACTGGAACGTTGTGGTAGCCCGCGACGTTCTGCATCGTCACCCGATGTAAGCCCTCCCAGTCGACCTCGTAACGCGGCATGAAGTCCAGCAGGTGCTCGAGCGCGATCACACTCTCCAGGCGGGCCAGCGCCGCCCCCAGGCAGCTGTGAATTCCGTAGCCCAGACCCATGTGTGGCGATTGGGTGCGGTCGCGGGTGATGTCGAATTCTTCGGCGCGGTCGTACGCCCGTGGGTCACGGTTGGCCGCTGCTTTCATGATGAAGACCGGCTTGTGCGCGGGCACCGTGCCGCTGGGCAAGTGTGCTTCCTTGAGCGTGTAGCGCACGTTGTACTGCACGGGGCCGACGTAACGCAGCAACTCTTCCACGGCGTCCGGCACCTTGCTGCGGTCGTCGAGCAGCAACTGCCACTGCTCGGGATGCCGTGCGAACTCGACGACGGCACTGCCGATCAATTTGGTGACCGTCTCGGCTCCCGCCCCGCCGAGCAGTGCGCAGAAGCCAGTGATCTCGATGTCGTCGAGCTGGCGCATCTCACCGTTTTCGCCAGGGATCTCCGCCGCGATCAACCTGCTGATCATGTCGTCCTGCGGATTCTGGCGCCGCTCCTGGACCAGGCTGTAGTAGTAGATCCCGGAGTCGATGTTGGCCTGCATGTTCTTCTCGGACAGGTCGATCTGGCCGGGCTCACGCTCCAGGCTGGTGTCGATCCAGTGCCGCACCTGCTGCCGGAACTCCTCGGGGACACCCGCCATCCGGGTGATCACCTCGACGGGGAAGGGGCCGGAAAAATCCTGCACGACGTCGAAACCGGCGGGGTCGCATTTCGACAGATAGTGCTCGACAACCTCGATGATGGTCTCGCGTTGCGACTGGATGGCCCGCGGCGTGAACGCCTTGTTCAGCAGGCTGCGCATGTGCCGGTGTTCCGGTGGGTCCATGAAGATAATGGACTTGTGCGGCGCTTCTTCGGAGCGGACCATTCCGAGGTCGCACCCGCGTGACGACGAAAATGCGTCGGTGTCCTTGAGCGCGGCGGCGACGTCCTCGTGCCGGGTCAGC contains:
- a CDS encoding cytochrome P450, producing MTKSQVVFDPFSEEYFNGPWDIYRRMREETPVYYNEAEDFYALSRHEDVSAAYKDFATYSSAYGLDLAMVRSGEPPPMKMIILMDPPEHRHMRSLVNKVFTPRAIEAMRPMVTETIDRYLSAADPTGFDVVQDFSAYFPVDIITTMLGVPEDKRQQVREWVDTSLHREPGQIEMSDEGMAAIAEAMGLYFQLILERRNEPQDDMFSRLVAAEIQREDGGVESLEDFEIAGFATLLGGAGAETVTKLVGNAVVEFARHPEQWQKLLDDRSKIPAAVEELLRYEPPVHYNVRRSMREVHLHGVTIPEGKPVFLLQASAHRDPDAFTDPDTFDIDRDRTEAQNLGFGYGVHSCLGAALARMETAIALERLLDRMPRYEVLWNQCERVAMQNVAGWSHVPVRVV
- a CDS encoding ferredoxin yields the protein MSQKIEVDFGLCESNGVCMGIDPEIFDLDDEDYLHVLQDEVTPENEDRVKEAVRQCPRQAIFIKDE
- a CDS encoding cytochrome P450 — its product is MTKPKLVFSPVSQEYFDNPYEIYKRMRDEAPIYYDEEEDFYALTRHEDVAAALKDTDAFSSSRGCDLGMVRSEEAPHKSIIFMDPPEHRHMRSLLNKAFTPRAIQSQRETIIEVVEHYLSKCDPAGFDVVQDFSGPFPVEVITRMAGVPEEFRQQVRHWIDTSLEREPGQIDLSEKNMQANIDSGIYYYSLVQERRQNPQDDMISRLIAAEIPGENGEMRQLDDIEITGFCALLGGAGAETVTKLIGSAVVEFARHPEQWQLLLDDRSKVPDAVEELLRYVGPVQYNVRYTLKEAHLPSGTVPAHKPVFIMKAAANRDPRAYDRAEEFDITRDRTQSPHMGLGYGIHSCLGAALARLESVIALEHLLDFMPRYEVDWEGLHRVTMQNVAGYHNVPVRVLK